ACCTCGGAGAGCTTACCCTCTGGGTCAACGTAGTAGAAGTAGCCAAGGCGCCAGCCAGTTGCAAAGTAAACCTTGGAGAGGCCGTTCATGACTATTACCGGGACGTCCTTCGTGAGCGAGCCGGGGGAAACGTGCTCCCCCTCGTAGGTCATGAGGTCGTATATCTCGTCGCTTATGACCGGCAAATCGTACTCTCCGGCGAGGTCGAGAATTGCCTTTACCGTTTTCTTCTCGTAGAGAGCCCCGGTCGGGTTGTTCGGGTTTATAACGGCTATTGCCTTCGTCCTTTCGTCTATCAGCTTCCTCATGTCGTCAAGGTCGGGTTGCCAGCCGTTCTCCTCGATGGTCATGTACTCCCTTGGCTCTCCCTCGTAGAACTTGACGAGTCCGATGTAGGGAGGATAGCTCGGACTGGGAACGAGGATGTTGTCTCCCGGATCGAGAAGACCGCCGAATATGAGCTGGAGGGCCTCTGTAACGGCCGTTGTAACGCGGACATCGTCGGGGGTTATGTCGACGCCGTTCTTCCTCTTCTCGCGCTGAACGACCGCCTCCCTCAACTCCGGAAGGCCCTCGCTCGGCCCGTAGTAGTTGTGGCCCTCCCTTATTGCCCGACAGTAGGCTTCCTTCATATGCTCCGGTGGTTGAAAGTCGTATTTGCCCGGGTCACCGATGTTGAGGCGGATGACTTTTACCCCCTTCTTTTCAAGTTCTCTGGCCGGAAGAACAACGTCCCTTATGGCGTATTCAACGCCCATGGCCCTCTGGGAAGGTCTGATCATTATGCACCACCGGTCTAAGATTGTACGTTCCAAATAAAAACTTTGGCAAAGCTGGAATAATACTAGGAAACGTTTAAAACATCTCGGCCAAACCGTTTCGGGCGATGAAGAATAGCAAGCATGCTGAGCGGTGATGACGTGAACACCCTCAGAGCCCCTCGATACTTTTATTAGGCCAGAGATTGACTCGGGCACATGAACATCTTCATACCCCTTCTCCTCGGGGTCGTTCTTGGCTACATCCTTAGAAGCAGGGGAAAAAGACCGAACTTAGAAAAACCCACCAGCTTAGCCCTGCTTTTGATGATATTCTTTCTCGGGGTGAAGACAGGAGAGGTAAACGTCAACGGACTTTGGTTGCTCGGGACTTCAATCCTCTTCGCCATCTTTACAGCGGGGGGAAGCCTCCTGCTGGCACTGGGGGTGAGGGGATGAAGTTCCTCTACATGGTTCTCGCATCCCTAACCGCGGGCTTCCTCGTCGGGCGCTTCTACTCTCCGGATTTCGGAAACGCCTACGAGGTAATGCTCTACATCATAATCTTCCTCATAGGGGTTGACCTTGGCCTGAACTTCAGGGTTAAGGAACTGAGAAAGATGGGCAGGAAGGCCCTGACACTGCCGGTTAAGACCCTCCTCGGC
The nucleotide sequence above comes from Thermococcus sp.. Encoded proteins:
- a CDS encoding pyridoxal phosphate-dependent aminotransferase; the protein is MIRPSQRAMGVEYAIRDVVLPARELEKKGVKVIRLNIGDPGKYDFQPPEHMKEAYCRAIREGHNYYGPSEGLPELREAVVQREKRKNGVDITPDDVRVTTAVTEALQLIFGGLLDPGDNILVPSPSYPPYIGLVKFYEGEPREYMTIEENGWQPDLDDMRKLIDERTKAIAVINPNNPTGALYEKKTVKAILDLAGEYDLPVISDEIYDLMTYEGEHVSPGSLTKDVPVIVMNGLSKVYFATGWRLGYFYYVDPEGKLSEVREAIDKLMRIRICPNTPAQFAAIAGLTGPMDYLKEYMKKLRERRDYIYKRLTEIPGVSTQKPQGAFYIFPRIEERSKWKNDKEFVLDVLHEAHVLFVHGSGFGRAGEWHFRIVFLPPVEVLEEAMEGFEAFMRKRLGS